The following DNA comes from Nitrospira sp..
CGGACCGTGATATGAGCTTCATCAACAAACATATGGTGACATCATATTGCGAATGGCTCAGTGATGAGGATGAGAATGTATACCCGAATCTGAACCGAACAGGCGGTGAGAATTCCTCCTGTCTCAGGTCGGCGCAGAGGAGATAGGGGAGGAGAATCAGGACTTGGCTGGGCTGGGATACACGCTGACTTTCCGTTTGCCTCGCCCACCTTCGAACTTGACCACGCCGCTCATTTTTGCAAATAGCGTATGATCCCTTCCGAGGTCCACATTGAATCCAGGAAAGAATTTAGTGCCGCGCTGACGGACAATGATACTACCAGCCGTGACCGTCTGACCACCGTAGGCTTTCACGCCTAGATACTGTGGATTGCTGTCACGACCGTTACGCGATGATCCGCCACCCTTGTTTGTTGCCATGGTAAGTCCTCTTGAGTCCGTTACGCTGACGCAATATTGGTAATAAGCAGCTTCGTGAAACC
Coding sequences within:
- the rpmA gene encoding 50S ribosomal protein L27, with the translated sequence MATNKGGGSSRNGRDSNPQYLGVKAYGGQTVTAGSIIVRQRGTKFFPGFNVDLGRDHTLFAKMSGVVKFEGGRGKRKVSVYPSPAKS